Genomic window (Deltaproteobacteria bacterium):
CGGTCAGCCGCTCTCGAAGGGCTTCCATTGCTACTTTTGCTTTAAACTTGGCCGAGTGTCGCTTGCGTATCTGGGGCATAAGGTCTCCCTTTTACCGAGCTAGCGGACACTATATCTGGTGTACAACGAAGATGAGAAATTAACTTAACTCACTGTCCAGTTTTGGGGGTCCACCTCAAGGGAAGCAATTTAATTTTGAATATCGGACCTCTTTTCCCGCCGTGACGACGGAGAGCGGCAGTGGTATTATGCTAGAATCTTGTCATTACTTTACCAATGCAAAACGATGGTTTAGGCCAAGGAGGTACTAAACATGAACCTCACACGGAAACTTTTTTCCTTTTTCATTTGGGTTGCAATCACGCAAATGAACTCAACGGCAGCGCTTGCAGACGCCGCGAAAATCAAAGCGCAAGTGGCCCTCTTCCCTGTTGGTTCTTTTGAAGTAAAGTCAAGTGAGCTGATCGGCACCGGCACCAGGAAAGTTAATCGTTTCACGGCGTCCGAATTAAAAGTGCCAGTAAAGTCCTTAGTGTCAGGAATAAGCCTAAGGGATACTCACATGCGAGAGCACCTCCTCGAGAAAGAGCACCCCTATGTCCTTGCTAAAGATATAACTGCTTACGACGGGACCGGGACCGCAGCCATAATAATTGCTGGTGTCACGAAAAAAGTTGAATTCAACTATAAGATTATCGACGACCATACAGCTCAGGCAGTC
Coding sequences:
- a CDS encoding YceI family protein, which codes for MNLTRKLFSFFIWVAITQMNSTAALADAAKIKAQVALFPVGSFEVKSSELIGTGTRKVNRFTASELKVPVKSLVSGISLRDTHMREHLLEKEHPYVLAKDITAYDGTGTAAIIIAGVTKKVEFNYKIIDDHTAQAVFKIKLSDFKIKNISYKGVGVEDEVEVTIDVPYAIN